In Clostridium swellfunianum, a genomic segment contains:
- a CDS encoding amino acid ABC transporter permease: MDMNFVLNSMPYLLEGSIMTIKLTVITLILGTLLGIIMALFKITNNIFISSFSTLYTWIFRGTPMLLQLFFFYNALPMMGITLTPFTAAVLGLSLNCGAYMGEIIRGGIISVDKGQFEASKALGFTYFQTMTKIILPQTLRNIIPSVGNEFITMLKDTSLVSAIAMSELMRSANQIASTTFKYTEMLLAAAFLYLLMTTIFTSAFSFLEKKLSVYA; encoded by the coding sequence TTGGATATGAATTTTGTATTAAATTCAATGCCTTATTTGCTAGAAGGCAGCATCATGACAATCAAACTTACAGTCATAACATTAATATTAGGAACACTGCTCGGAATAATAATGGCACTCTTTAAGATAACAAACAATATATTTATATCTTCATTTTCTACCTTGTACACATGGATATTTAGAGGAACTCCTATGCTGCTGCAGTTATTTTTCTTTTATAACGCTCTCCCGATGATGGGGATTACTCTAACTCCCTTTACAGCCGCAGTGCTCGGTCTAAGTCTAAACTGCGGTGCTTATATGGGAGAAATAATTCGCGGAGGAATTATTTCTGTAGATAAGGGACAGTTCGAAGCTTCAAAGGCACTTGGTTTTACTTATTTTCAGACTATGACAAAGATAATATTACCTCAAACCCTTAGAAATATTATTCCTTCTGTGGGAAATGAATTTATAACCATGCTTAAAGATACTTCTCTTGTGTCTGCAATAGCTATGTCCGAGCTTATGAGAAGCGCAAATCAAATTGCTTCTACAACCTTCAAATATACTGAAATGCTTTTGGCCGCAGCATTCTTATACCTTTTGATGACAACAATTTTTACAAGTGCTTTTTCTTTTCTTGAAAAGAAACTATCAGTTTACGCTTAG
- a CDS encoding nucleoside triphosphate pyrophosphohydrolase family protein, which yields MNFKEYTENMKRTAGSLELNNESLCWGAMGISGEAGEVTDYLKKVVFHHHQLDKDKVAEELGDVLWYLACTAELIGYDLEKIAEMNIEKLKKRYPEGWDVERSKNR from the coding sequence ATGAACTTTAAAGAATATACAGAAAATATGAAAAGAACAGCTGGTTCACTAGAATTAAACAATGAAAGCCTCTGTTGGGGAGCTATGGGCATTTCTGGAGAGGCTGGAGAGGTTACTGACTACCTTAAGAAAGTAGTATTTCATCATCACCAGTTAGATAAAGACAAAGTAGCTGAAGAACTAGGAGATGTGCTTTGGTATCTAGCTTGCACTGCTGAGCTTATAGGATATGATTTAGAGAAAATAGCAGAAATGAATATAGAAAAGTTAAAAAAGAGATATCCAGAAGGTTGGGATGTTGAGAGAAGCAAGAATCGCTAA
- a CDS encoding GTP-binding protein: MSRSIRNIGILAHVDAGKTTVTEQILYKSGVIRALGSVDKGTAHTDSLEIEQQRGISVKAAAANFSWKDVEVNIIDTPGHIDFSAEVERALSILDGAVVVISAVEGVQPQTEVYFKALKAMDIPVIIFINKVDRIGANVKSVLEDIHKSLSKDAEAVQILIGEGENEPKIINLLDKKREEQVLNGLIEAVAEKDEELLEKYLEGENISIESLWDKLKSMTKSCDFYPVLYGAAIKGVGIEGLLEALIEFLPPPKENKQGNLSGIVFKIEHNKAFGKLAYVRLYSGELKSRDSIYNATKNIEEKITQVKMFSGTKEVETGRAEAGDIAKVSGLSRASIGDILGNAELVPKVPNIAVPLLTLQIKARQKHDYMKLVEALEELQEEDPLLHVQRIKEKEEIHIQIMGMIQLEILESILRSRFNLEVNFGKPSVIYKETPSKSGYGFAAYTMPKPCWAIVRFYIEPMPRGTGLIYESRVRTEDIKVRYQREIERQLPFTLEQGLYGWNVIDLKVTLVEGEDHVMHSNPGDFYIATAMGIMDGLQSLGTTLLEPLLKFRITVPEEVGGKVLGDLIAMRATFDSPVIINGSFTVEGEMPAATSLDYPVRLGIISSGKGIISSRFSGYQPIPLEMGAIRERVGVNPLDRAKFILAMRNAL; encoded by the coding sequence ATGAGTAGAAGCATAAGAAATATAGGAATACTTGCTCATGTGGATGCAGGAAAGACTACTGTAACAGAGCAGATTTTATATAAAAGCGGTGTTATTAGAGCTTTAGGAAGTGTAGATAAAGGAACAGCTCATACTGACAGTCTCGAGATTGAGCAGCAGAGAGGAATTTCTGTAAAAGCGGCTGCAGCAAATTTTAGTTGGAAGGATGTAGAGGTTAATATAATTGATACTCCTGGTCATATAGATTTTTCCGCTGAGGTTGAGAGAGCGCTAAGTATTTTAGATGGAGCGGTAGTTGTAATTTCAGCAGTAGAAGGGGTGCAGCCTCAGACAGAGGTCTATTTTAAAGCACTTAAAGCTATGGATATTCCAGTAATTATTTTTATAAATAAGGTGGATAGAATCGGAGCAAATGTTAAGAGTGTTCTTGAAGATATACATAAAAGCCTTTCGAAAGATGCGGAAGCTGTTCAAATTCTTATAGGTGAAGGTGAAAACGAACCTAAAATAATTAATCTACTGGATAAAAAGAGAGAAGAACAAGTATTGAATGGACTTATAGAAGCTGTGGCAGAGAAAGATGAGGAGCTTCTAGAAAAATATTTGGAAGGCGAAAACATAAGCATAGAAAGTCTATGGGATAAGCTGAAAAGTATGACTAAAAGCTGTGATTTTTATCCAGTATTATATGGAGCTGCTATAAAGGGAGTAGGTATAGAGGGACTTTTGGAAGCTTTAATAGAATTTTTACCACCCCCTAAGGAAAATAAACAAGGCAATTTATCTGGGATTGTATTTAAAATCGAGCACAATAAAGCCTTTGGAAAGCTAGCTTATGTAAGACTTTACAGCGGTGAACTTAAGAGTAGAGATTCAATATATAATGCAACCAAGAATATAGAAGAAAAGATAACACAAGTTAAGATGTTCTCAGGGACAAAAGAAGTAGAAACGGGAAGAGCAGAAGCTGGTGATATAGCCAAAGTTTCAGGACTAAGCCGAGCAAGTATTGGGGATATTTTAGGAAATGCTGAGTTAGTTCCTAAGGTTCCTAATATTGCAGTGCCTCTGTTAACGTTGCAAATCAAGGCAAGACAAAAGCATGACTACATGAAGCTAGTTGAGGCTTTGGAAGAACTTCAAGAAGAAGATCCACTTTTACACGTTCAAAGAATAAAGGAAAAGGAAGAAATTCATATTCAAATAATGGGAATGATTCAGCTTGAAATACTTGAAAGTATACTAAGAAGCAGATTTAATCTTGAAGTAAACTTTGGAAAGCCTTCGGTTATATATAAGGAAACACCTTCAAAAAGCGGTTATGGTTTTGCTGCTTATACAATGCCGAAACCTTGCTGGGCTATAGTAAGATTTTATATTGAACCCATGCCTAGAGGGACAGGTTTAATATATGAGTCAAGGGTGAGGACCGAGGATATAAAGGTCAGGTATCAAAGAGAAATAGAAAGACAGCTCCCTTTCACTCTTGAGCAGGGATTATATGGTTGGAATGTAATAGACTTAAAGGTAACCTTAGTTGAGGGTGAAGATCATGTTATGCATAGCAATCCAGGAGATTTTTATATAGCAACAGCCATGGGGATAATGGATGGACTACAAAGTCTTGGAACAACCCTTTTAGAGCCTCTTCTTAAGTTTAGGATAACTGTTCCTGAAGAAGTTGGTGGAAAGGTTTTGGGAGACTTAATAGCAATGAGGGCAACTTTTGACAGTCCTGTAATAATAAATGGAAGCTTTACAGTAGAAGGGGAGATGCCAGCAGCAACATCATTAGATTATCCTGTTCGCCTTGGAATTATATCCAGTGGAAAAGGAATTATAAGCTCACGATTCTCAGGCTACCAGCCAATTCCTCTTGAAATGGGAGCAATAAGAGAAAGAGTAGGAGTTAACCCTCTTGACAGGGCTAAATTTATATTGGCTATGAGGAACGCTTTGTAG
- the argH gene encoding argininosuccinate lyase — MKLWGGRFKEDESKLMEDFNSSLNFDKRLYKEDIIGSKAHVKMLAKCDIVTFAESELILAGLDIILTKIEQGKLEINGDYEDIHSFVETNLILEIGDVGKKLHTARSRNDQVAVDMKLYTKSKAIEIIDYIDELQGVISRLAEENNVLMPGYTHLQRAQVVTFKYHIMAYHSMLGRDKKRIINAVDLLDESPLGCCALAGTTYNTDRDFTAKELGFKKPVDNFLDGVSDRDYLIELSSCFSLIMMHLSRLSEELILWSSKEFDFITIGDEFSTGSSIMPQKKNPDAAELIRGKSGRVYGSLIGLLTTMKGLPLAYNKDMQEDKEQFFDALDTVMSCIKVMSGMLSTLKIKAENMKNAVKKGFLNATEVADYLVSKGQAFRDAHGVVGSIVLYCEENNTVIEDLTLDQLNMFSPLFRADVYSFINYKNTLQRGIKKEISD; from the coding sequence ATGAAGCTATGGGGCGGAAGGTTTAAAGAAGATGAAAGTAAGCTTATGGAGGACTTTAACAGTTCGCTAAATTTTGATAAAAGGTTATATAAGGAAGATATTATTGGCAGCAAGGCACATGTAAAGATGCTTGCAAAGTGTGACATTGTTACTTTTGCAGAAAGTGAGCTTATTCTTGCTGGCTTAGATATCATTCTGACAAAGATAGAACAAGGAAAGCTTGAAATCAATGGTGACTATGAGGATATACACAGCTTTGTGGAAACTAACCTTATTTTAGAAATTGGTGATGTTGGAAAAAAGCTTCATACAGCAAGAAGCAGGAATGATCAGGTAGCGGTGGATATGAAGCTTTATACAAAGTCTAAAGCTATCGAGATAATAGACTATATAGATGAGCTGCAGGGAGTGATATCGAGGCTTGCTGAAGAAAACAATGTGCTTATGCCAGGCTATACGCATCTTCAGCGGGCACAGGTAGTTACCTTTAAGTATCATATTATGGCTTATCACAGCATGCTTGGAAGGGATAAGAAGAGGATTATTAATGCGGTAGACTTGCTAGATGAAAGTCCTCTTGGTTGCTGTGCACTTGCAGGTACCACATATAATACAGATAGAGACTTTACAGCTAAAGAGCTTGGCTTTAAGAAGCCTGTAGATAATTTTTTGGATGGGGTAAGTGACAGGGACTACTTAATAGAACTCTCCTCCTGTTTTTCACTTATAATGATGCATTTAAGCAGGTTAAGTGAAGAACTAATATTATGGAGCAGTAAGGAATTCGATTTTATAACAATAGGTGATGAGTTTTCTACAGGCAGCAGCATCATGCCGCAAAAGAAAAATCCTGATGCTGCGGAGCTTATAAGAGGGAAGTCTGGAAGGGTATATGGCTCTCTCATAGGATTACTTACAACAATGAAGGGTTTACCTTTAGCTTATAATAAGGATATGCAGGAGGATAAGGAACAGTTTTTTGATGCGCTTGATACTGTAATGAGCTGCATAAAGGTTATGTCTGGAATGCTTTCTACCTTAAAGATTAAAGCTGAAAACATGAAGAATGCAGTAAAAAAAGGATTTTTAAATGCTACAGAGGTTGCTGATTATCTTGTTAGTAAGGGCCAAGCTTTTAGAGATGCTCATGGAGTAGTAGGTTCAATAGTTTTATACTGTGAGGAAAATAATACTGTAATTGAGGATTTAACTCTAGATCAACTGAACATGTTCAGTCCTTTATTTAGGGCGGATGTGTATTCTTTTATAAATTATAAGAATACTCTTCAGCGTGGGATAAAGAAGGAAATCAGTGATTAA
- a CDS encoding transporter substrate-binding domain-containing protein: MKKILLLTLTAIVAASVMTGCDQKTTTTVNTKVAAEDVIASVKKNDTLASALPEKTKTAGKISFGVDDAYPPMEYRDEKNTLVGFDIDFGNAIAKKLGIKSEWVPTVWDGILPSLSAKKFDAILSSLSITDKRKLEIGFSEPYIMGGPIIITKKDNTSIKTSDDLKGKIVGVQLGSTGDNAVSVISGTKEIKKYDKIPQALLDLTSGRIEAVVADDQVGRYYVGLDASKYLVAGKLNDEPFGIGFRKEDKDLTDVVQKAIDDLKADGTLSKISLKWFKTDIYKK; encoded by the coding sequence ATGAAAAAAATCTTATTATTAACTCTTACTGCTATAGTTGCTGCTTCTGTAATGACAGGTTGTGACCAAAAGACAACTACTACTGTAAACACTAAGGTCGCAGCAGAGGATGTTATTGCTTCAGTAAAGAAAAATGATACTCTAGCCTCAGCACTTCCCGAAAAAACTAAGACAGCTGGAAAAATATCCTTTGGCGTAGATGATGCCTATCCTCCAATGGAGTACAGAGATGAAAAAAATACCTTGGTTGGTTTTGACATTGATTTTGGTAATGCTATTGCTAAAAAGCTAGGAATAAAATCAGAATGGGTACCTACTGTTTGGGATGGAATTTTACCTTCGCTATCAGCAAAGAAGTTTGATGCTATATTATCATCTTTAAGCATTACTGATAAGAGAAAGCTTGAGATAGGCTTTAGCGAACCATATATTATGGGCGGCCCAATTATAATTACTAAGAAGGATAATACCTCTATTAAAACCTCTGATGATTTAAAAGGAAAGATAGTAGGAGTTCAACTAGGCTCAACCGGTGATAATGCTGTGTCAGTAATAAGCGGCACAAAAGAGATAAAGAAATATGATAAAATACCTCAAGCCCTTCTGGATTTAACCTCCGGAAGAATTGAAGCAGTAGTAGCAGATGACCAAGTTGGAAGATATTATGTTGGACTAGATGCTAGTAAATATTTAGTTGCCGGTAAGTTAAACGATGAGCCTTTTGGAATTGGATTTAGAAAAGAAGATAAAGACTTAACAGATGTAGTGCAAAAGGCAATTGACGACTTAAAAGCTGATGGAACCCTTTCAAAGATATCTTTAAAGTGGTTTAAGACAGATATATATAAGAAATAA
- the helD gene encoding RNA polymerase recycling motor HelD, whose protein sequence is MSALNHPDYDTELEKLKYTVEYVKNYNSHILNEKARIDREVDYGIKHYNSDNAEQFNDLIINTVLQDNMKQKLKSLERACTKPYFSRVDFTETGSTKQSLYIGKMSITRNADNEPIVIDWRAPIANLYYEGRLGSASYICPEGNVNGEIHLKRQYTIENASLQEIYDIDITTNDDFLQACLNSSKDNRLKDIVSTIQEEQNKVIRADMWKPLIVQGAAGGGKTTIALHRIAYLLYNYEKSFSPQNFMIIAPNRFFLSYISEVLPELGVENVKQTTFEDFAQEIIGHKFRLREAHEKLPQIISKSSHSNFIKNTSKFKSSLHFKEVVEKYMLQVELCFIPNEDFKVSNFTIISASELKSLFLEEYSNLPIVKRLDEIKKHLTNTLKRKKIDIIESITFECDRELEDIRYEMHDCPERRSKIADITNKRELLIEKIKNHSKTVVRNYMANLKPLSSFDYYLNLLSNKELFTDLSEGYTTLEIIDFTRISTINNLQEGLLEIEDLAPLMYIKQFVYGLDDKLPVRHIIIDEAQDFSLFQLFILKKLLNSSSFTILGDLCQGIHCHRGIDSWEEVKDFIFDDSETSLLTLEQSYRTTIEIMEAANSVIKRLNNSKLPTAKPVIRHGTPVTLEVKTSFEKISEEIKLKLESIQYEGFKSMALICKTLNECEQLKILLKGLDVKIKLITGKEKDYSGGIVIVPAYLVKGLEFDVVIIANASKEMFSTEELDVKLLYVAMTRPLHRLHIYSCGEPSLLLSSIK, encoded by the coding sequence ATGTCTGCATTAAATCATCCAGATTATGACACAGAACTTGAAAAGCTAAAGTATACTGTGGAGTATGTTAAAAATTATAACTCCCACATCCTCAATGAAAAAGCTAGAATCGACAGAGAAGTTGATTACGGAATTAAGCACTATAACTCAGACAATGCCGAGCAGTTTAATGATCTAATAATAAATACCGTTCTGCAAGACAACATGAAGCAGAAATTAAAAAGCCTTGAAAGAGCATGCACAAAGCCTTACTTTTCTAGAGTTGACTTCACTGAAACTGGTAGCACAAAACAAAGCCTTTATATCGGCAAGATGTCAATAACAAGAAACGCTGACAACGAGCCAATTGTGATTGACTGGAGAGCTCCAATTGCAAATCTATATTATGAAGGCAGATTAGGTTCAGCTAGTTATATCTGTCCAGAGGGAAATGTAAATGGTGAAATTCATTTAAAAAGGCAATACACTATTGAAAATGCTTCTCTCCAAGAAATATACGATATTGATATAACCACTAACGATGATTTTCTTCAAGCCTGTCTTAACTCCAGTAAGGATAATAGACTTAAGGATATTGTTTCTACAATACAAGAAGAACAGAATAAGGTAATACGAGCCGATATGTGGAAGCCCCTTATAGTTCAAGGTGCCGCAGGTGGTGGAAAAACAACTATAGCACTTCATAGAATCGCTTATCTTCTATATAACTACGAAAAATCCTTTAGTCCTCAAAATTTTATGATTATTGCTCCAAATAGATTCTTTTTAAGCTATATATCAGAGGTTCTGCCTGAACTTGGAGTTGAAAATGTAAAACAAACTACTTTTGAAGATTTTGCTCAAGAAATTATAGGGCATAAATTCAGACTTAGGGAAGCACATGAGAAACTTCCTCAAATAATAAGCAAATCGTCACACAGTAATTTCATCAAAAATACATCAAAATTTAAATCTTCACTCCACTTTAAAGAAGTAGTTGAAAAATACATGCTTCAAGTAGAATTATGCTTTATACCAAATGAGGATTTCAAAGTATCAAACTTCACTATAATAAGTGCCTCTGAATTAAAAAGTCTTTTCCTTGAGGAATACTCTAATCTTCCTATCGTTAAAAGACTAGATGAAATAAAAAAACATTTAACAAATACGCTTAAGAGAAAAAAGATAGATATAATTGAAAGTATAACTTTTGAATGTGATAGAGAGCTTGAAGATATACGTTATGAAATGCATGACTGTCCTGAAAGAAGATCTAAAATCGCAGACATCACAAATAAAAGAGAACTACTAATTGAAAAAATAAAAAACCATTCTAAAACTGTAGTAAGAAATTACATGGCAAATCTGAAACCTCTTAGCAGTTTTGATTATTATCTTAACCTATTGAGCAATAAAGAACTATTCACTGACTTATCAGAAGGCTACACAACTTTAGAAATAATAGATTTTACTAGAATATCAACAATTAATAATTTACAAGAAGGCCTTCTTGAAATCGAAGATTTAGCTCCATTAATGTATATAAAACAATTTGTTTATGGACTAGATGATAAATTACCTGTTAGACATATTATTATAGATGAAGCTCAGGACTTCAGTTTATTTCAATTGTTTATCCTAAAAAAACTTCTTAACAGTTCATCCTTTACGATTTTAGGAGACCTATGCCAAGGCATTCATTGTCATAGGGGTATAGATAGTTGGGAGGAAGTTAAGGATTTTATATTTGATGATTCAGAAACGTCACTTTTAACGCTTGAACAAAGCTACAGAACAACCATTGAAATTATGGAGGCTGCAAATTCCGTCATTAAAAGACTTAATAACTCTAAGCTCCCTACTGCAAAACCAGTGATAAGACATGGCACTCCGGTAACCCTAGAAGTTAAAACTTCCTTTGAAAAAATATCAGAAGAGATAAAGCTTAAGCTAGAGTCAATCCAATATGAGGGTTTCAAATCCATGGCATTAATCTGCAAAACGCTAAATGAATGTGAGCAGTTAAAAATTCTGCTTAAAGGTCTTGACGTTAAAATCAAGCTTATAACAGGGAAAGAAAAAGACTACAGCGGTGGGATCGTAATTGTACCTGCCTATCTTGTCAAAGGTCTTGAATTTGATGTGGTTATTATTGCTAACGCATCTAAGGAAATGTTTTCTACTGAGGAACTTGATGTGAAGCTTCTATATGTAGCTATGACAAGGCCGCTGCATAGGCTTCATATCTACTCCTGCGGCGAGCCCAGCCTTCTTTTGAGTTCAATTAAATAA
- a CDS encoding DNA polymerase beta superfamily protein, with protein MKPEQIFKKLKSKEYNFLYSHKNLGDNIILLTVGGSHAYGTATPASDLDIRGIAVNSADEILTMDYNDKPFEDRTTDTVVYFLKQITNLLLNCNPNTIEILGTQPEQLFICTEEGHLLRDNVDLFLSKRAAASFGGYAIAQLRRLQNALARDSYPQKEKEHHILSSIEKQLLTLPDRFKELTEGVLKLYLDASEKENFDEEIFMDVNLKHYPLRDFKNIYSEMNNVIRDYDKLNHRNSKKDELHLNKHAMHLIRLLIMGTEILSGKGVHTYREKELPLLLDIRNGKYSYEEIFSLVDEFDVEFKHAAENTILPDAPNTHKVKDLIMEINKKVISKVAKKDQITKL; from the coding sequence ATGAAACCTGAACAAATTTTTAAGAAGTTAAAAAGTAAAGAATATAACTTTTTATATTCTCACAAAAACTTAGGCGATAACATAATTCTTCTAACAGTAGGCGGATCGCATGCTTATGGTACAGCTACGCCAGCAAGCGACCTTGATATAAGAGGCATAGCTGTAAACTCTGCTGACGAAATACTAACGATGGACTATAACGATAAGCCATTTGAAGATAGAACTACAGATACGGTTGTTTATTTCTTAAAGCAAATTACTAATCTTCTTTTAAATTGCAACCCAAACACAATAGAAATTTTAGGAACACAGCCAGAGCAGCTTTTTATTTGCACTGAAGAGGGACATTTATTAAGAGATAACGTGGATTTATTTTTATCTAAAAGAGCTGCAGCTAGCTTTGGTGGTTATGCCATTGCTCAGCTTAGACGGCTTCAAAATGCCTTAGCCAGGGACAGCTATCCTCAAAAGGAAAAAGAGCACCATATACTAAGCAGCATAGAAAAGCAGCTTTTAACTCTTCCTGACAGATTTAAAGAGCTAACCGAAGGTGTTCTTAAGCTTTATTTGGATGCTTCAGAGAAAGAAAACTTTGACGAAGAAATATTTATGGATGTTAACCTAAAACATTACCCTTTAAGAGATTTTAAAAATATCTACTCTGAAATGAACAACGTTATAAGAGACTATGATAAACTTAACCATAGAAACAGCAAGAAGGATGAACTTCACTTAAATAAGCATGCCATGCATCTAATCAGGCTTTTAATCATGGGCACAGAAATACTATCAGGCAAAGGTGTTCATACCTACAGAGAAAAAGAACTGCCTCTTCTTCTAGATATAAGAAATGGCAAGTATAGCTATGAAGAAATTTTCAGCCTTGTGGATGAATTTGATGTTGAATTTAAACATGCTGCTGAAAACACAATTCTTCCAGATGCTCCAAATACCCATAAAGTCAAAGATCTTATAATGGAAATAAATAAAAAAGTTATATCAAAAGTAGCTAAGAAAGACCAGATTACAAAATTATAA
- a CDS encoding amino acid ABC transporter ATP-binding protein, translating to MHMIEAINVTKKFDNLVVFENINVNVKKGEVLVIIGPSGSGKSTFLRCLNHLEEINAGSIKIEGELLDYKNKKGLRNIILKMGMVFQNFNLFPHKTVLDNVMIAPLTVKNENKEEVLERSKKLLTKVGLSDKMDYYPSKLSGGQKQRVAIARALAMNPDLMLFDEPTSALDPELVGEVLNVMKDLANEGMTMVVVTHEMGFAKEVANRVIFMDGGKIVEQDTPETIFTNPKEERTKAFLEKVL from the coding sequence ATGCACATGATAGAAGCTATCAATGTAACTAAAAAATTTGATAATCTTGTAGTATTTGAAAATATAAATGTAAATGTAAAAAAAGGTGAGGTTTTAGTTATTATAGGCCCTTCAGGCTCTGGCAAAAGTACCTTCCTAAGATGTTTAAACCACCTTGAGGAAATTAATGCAGGAAGCATAAAAATTGAGGGTGAACTTCTGGATTATAAAAATAAAAAAGGCCTTAGAAATATAATTTTAAAAATGGGTATGGTATTTCAAAACTTTAACTTGTTTCCCCATAAAACTGTTTTAGACAATGTTATGATTGCCCCTTTAACAGTAAAAAATGAAAACAAGGAAGAAGTGCTTGAACGTTCTAAAAAACTCTTAACAAAGGTTGGACTTTCAGACAAAATGGATTATTATCCCTCAAAGCTTTCTGGTGGTCAAAAGCAAAGAGTAGCTATAGCAAGAGCCCTTGCAATGAACCCTGACCTTATGCTGTTTGATGAACCTACTTCTGCTCTTGATCCTGAGCTTGTGGGTGAGGTTTTAAACGTAATGAAGGATCTTGCAAATGAAGGCATGACAATGGTTGTTGTAACTCACGAAATGGGCTTTGCAAAAGAAGTTGCAAATAGAGTTATTTTCATGGACGGAGGAAAAATAGTTGAACAAGACACACCTGAGACTATTTTTACAAACCCAAAAGAAGAAAGAACAAAAGCATTTCTTGAGAAAGTGCTGTGA
- a CDS encoding argininosuccinate synthase — MKEKIVLAYSGGLDTSIIVPWLKENYDFEVIAACMDVGQGDDMKEIEAKAINSGAAKVYIADLKEEFVTEYLFKAIKAEVLYEGKYLLGTSLARPSMAKKLVEIAHMEGAKYICHGCTGKGNDQVRFEVGIASFDPEIKIIAPWRIWDIKSREEAIDYAEARNIKLTVSKEKIYSRDKNLWHLSHEGGDLEHLSNEHKRNMYQMVTPPELAKDEPSYVEIYFEKGVPVKLNGQKISPVKLIETLNEIGGENGIGVIDILENRLVGMKSRGVYETPAGTVLYAAHRELEYATVEKETLHYKRLLAEKYGELIYNGLWFTTLREAMDAFIEITQKNVTGSVKLKLYKGNIMVAGVESAYALYDEGISSFGTSELYNQKDSAGFINLFALPYKIQAMVDKKNR; from the coding sequence ATGAAGGAAAAAATTGTTTTAGCATACTCTGGAGGTTTAGATACGTCTATCATAGTACCATGGTTAAAGGAAAATTATGATTTTGAAGTTATTGCTGCTTGTATGGATGTTGGACAGGGAGATGATATGAAGGAAATAGAAGCTAAGGCTATAAACTCAGGGGCAGCTAAGGTGTATATAGCTGATTTAAAAGAAGAGTTTGTAACGGAGTATCTTTTTAAGGCTATCAAAGCTGAGGTTTTATATGAAGGTAAATATCTTCTGGGTACTTCTTTGGCGAGACCATCAATGGCTAAAAAGCTTGTGGAAATAGCTCATATGGAAGGAGCAAAATATATTTGCCACGGATGTACAGGAAAAGGAAATGACCAAGTAAGATTTGAGGTTGGTATAGCTTCCTTTGATCCGGAAATTAAGATAATTGCGCCTTGGAGAATTTGGGATATAAAGTCAAGGGAGGAAGCCATTGATTATGCCGAGGCTAGAAATATAAAGCTTACTGTAAGTAAAGAAAAGATATACTCAAGAGATAAAAACTTATGGCACCTAAGCCATGAGGGGGGAGATTTGGAGCATCTTTCAAATGAACATAAGAGAAACATGTACCAGATGGTAACTCCTCCAGAACTTGCAAAGGATGAGCCTTCCTATGTTGAAATATATTTTGAGAAAGGTGTTCCAGTAAAATTAAATGGACAGAAAATTTCTCCTGTTAAATTAATTGAAACTTTGAATGAAATAGGTGGAGAAAACGGAATAGGAGTTATCGATATTTTAGAAAACCGTCTTGTTGGAATGAAATCAAGAGGGGTATATGAAACTCCTGCAGGAACTGTATTATATGCAGCACACAGAGAACTTGAATATGCTACTGTTGAAAAGGAAACCCTACACTATAAGCGTTTGCTAGCAGAAAAATATGGAGAGCTTATATATAACGGCTTATGGTTTACAACGTTGAGAGAAGCCATGGATGCCTTTATTGAAATTACCCAGAAGAATGTGACTGGTTCTGTTAAGTTAAAGCTTTATAAGGGAAATATTATGGTTGCAGGAGTTGAAAGCGCCTATGCATTATATGATGAAGGTATATCCTCCTTTGGTACCAGTGAATTATACAATCAAAAGGATTCTGCAGGCTTTATTAATCTGTTTGCTCTTCCGTATAAGATTCAGGCAATGGTTGATAAGAAAAATAGATAA